The proteins below are encoded in one region of Phalacrocorax aristotelis chromosome 13, bGulAri2.1, whole genome shotgun sequence:
- the LOC142064044 gene encoding natural cytotoxicity triggering receptor 1-like isoform X3 has product MMLPVTHMLALGAWLVTQSKATPDAPKISIFLRPPGVISPGGSTNICCSCQRDSGNFVLYKDGYQIRTLELHGSRAEFSISNATHQDAGAYSCHYIHGGTVLARSETLEVMVQDFHLPTPDLSVLPGLEVAAGAYVTFRCTIEHSSAACYLYLEGHFTVRLNPEERENFKLPRVSKEKEGRYSCQCFAKLEWSAASQTLDLVVRDYTRTNGRGRGRAGPRQQPRKAATGFSEGGVAC; this is encoded by the exons ATGATGCTGCCTGTGACCCACATGCTAGCCCTCG GTGCTTGGCTGGTGACACAGAGCAAGGCTACGCCAG ATGCCCCCAAAATCTCCATCTTCCTGAGGCCACCGGGGGtgatctcaccgggaggctcCACCAACATCTGCTGCAGTTGCCAGCGTGACAGTGGGAACTTTGTGCTGTACAAGGACGGCTACCAGATCCGTACCCTGGAGCTGCATGGCAGCAGGGCCGAGTTCTCCATCTCTAACGCCACCCACCAGGACGCAGGTGCCTACAGCTGCCATTACATACATGGAGGCACTGTGCTGGCTCGCAGCGAAACCCTGGAAGTCATGGTGCAAG aTTTCCATCTCCCCACACCTGACCTCTCTGTCCTGCCCGGGCTTGAGGTGGCTGCAGGAGCTTACGTGACTTTCCGTTGCACCATTGAACACTCCAGTGCTGCCTGTTACTTGTACCTGGAGGGCCACTTCACAGTGCGCTTAAACCCAGAGGAACGAGAGAATTTCAAACTCCCCCGTGTcagtaaagaaaaggaaggccGCTACAGCTGCCAGTGTTTCGCCAAACTTGAATGGTCTGCTGCCAGCCAGACCCTGGATTTGGTGGTGAGAG ATTACACCCGGACCAacgggagagggaggggaagagctggCCCCAGACAGCagccaagaaaagcagcaactgGATTTTCAG AGGGAGGTGTGGCTTGCTGA
- the LOC142064044 gene encoding natural cytotoxicity triggering receptor 1-like isoform X1, whose protein sequence is MMLPVTHMLALGAWLVTQSKATPDAPKISIFLRPPGVISPGGSTNICCSCQRDSGNFVLYKDGYQIRTLELHGSRAEFSISNATHQDAGAYSCHYIHGGTVLARSETLEVMVQDFHLPTPDLSVLPGLEVAAGAYVTFRCTIEHSSAACYLYLEGHFTVRLNPEERENFKLPRVSKEKEGRYSCQCFAKLEWSAASQTLDLVVRDYTRTNGRGRGRAGPRQQPRKAATGFSVGPQMAEAAKHPGHKEPTHCKLEEDPGVQDSLSPHFPHTHGRTNACGVKAPSTCSNLKVPTQLAEEPRAQGTGPHRGIL, encoded by the exons ATGATGCTGCCTGTGACCCACATGCTAGCCCTCG GTGCTTGGCTGGTGACACAGAGCAAGGCTACGCCAG ATGCCCCCAAAATCTCCATCTTCCTGAGGCCACCGGGGGtgatctcaccgggaggctcCACCAACATCTGCTGCAGTTGCCAGCGTGACAGTGGGAACTTTGTGCTGTACAAGGACGGCTACCAGATCCGTACCCTGGAGCTGCATGGCAGCAGGGCCGAGTTCTCCATCTCTAACGCCACCCACCAGGACGCAGGTGCCTACAGCTGCCATTACATACATGGAGGCACTGTGCTGGCTCGCAGCGAAACCCTGGAAGTCATGGTGCAAG aTTTCCATCTCCCCACACCTGACCTCTCTGTCCTGCCCGGGCTTGAGGTGGCTGCAGGAGCTTACGTGACTTTCCGTTGCACCATTGAACACTCCAGTGCTGCCTGTTACTTGTACCTGGAGGGCCACTTCACAGTGCGCTTAAACCCAGAGGAACGAGAGAATTTCAAACTCCCCCGTGTcagtaaagaaaaggaaggccGCTACAGCTGCCAGTGTTTCGCCAAACTTGAATGGTCTGCTGCCAGCCAGACCCTGGATTTGGTGGTGAGAG ATTACACCCGGACCAacgggagagggaggggaagagctggCCCCAGACAGCagccaagaaaagcagcaactgGATTTTCAG TTGGTCCACAAATGGCAGAAGCAGCCAAACATCCAGGACATAAGGAACCTACTCACTGCAAGCTGGAGGAGGACCCAGGTGTTCAGGACTCCCTCAGCCCCCACTTTCCTCATACCCATGGGAGGACAAATGCATGCGGGGTCAAAGCACCCTCAACCTGCTCTAACCTCAAGGTTCCCACCCAGCTGGCAGAAGAACCTAGAGCCCAGGGCACAGGGCCCCACAGAGGAATCTTGTGA
- the LOC142064044 gene encoding natural cytotoxicity triggering receptor 1-like isoform X2, giving the protein MMLPVTHMLALGAWLVTQSKATPDAPKISIFLRPPGVISPGGSTNICCSCQRDSGNFVLYKDGYQIRTLELHGSRAEFSISNATHQDAGAYSCHYIHGGTVLARSETLEVMVQDFHLPTPDLSVLPGLEVAAGAYVTFRCTIEHSSAACYLYLEGHFTVRLNPEERENFKLPRVSKEKEGRYSCQCFAKLEWSAASQTLDLVVRDYTRTNGRGRGRAGPRQQPRKAATGFSGSSQMRY; this is encoded by the exons ATGATGCTGCCTGTGACCCACATGCTAGCCCTCG GTGCTTGGCTGGTGACACAGAGCAAGGCTACGCCAG ATGCCCCCAAAATCTCCATCTTCCTGAGGCCACCGGGGGtgatctcaccgggaggctcCACCAACATCTGCTGCAGTTGCCAGCGTGACAGTGGGAACTTTGTGCTGTACAAGGACGGCTACCAGATCCGTACCCTGGAGCTGCATGGCAGCAGGGCCGAGTTCTCCATCTCTAACGCCACCCACCAGGACGCAGGTGCCTACAGCTGCCATTACATACATGGAGGCACTGTGCTGGCTCGCAGCGAAACCCTGGAAGTCATGGTGCAAG aTTTCCATCTCCCCACACCTGACCTCTCTGTCCTGCCCGGGCTTGAGGTGGCTGCAGGAGCTTACGTGACTTTCCGTTGCACCATTGAACACTCCAGTGCTGCCTGTTACTTGTACCTGGAGGGCCACTTCACAGTGCGCTTAAACCCAGAGGAACGAGAGAATTTCAAACTCCCCCGTGTcagtaaagaaaaggaaggccGCTACAGCTGCCAGTGTTTCGCCAAACTTGAATGGTCTGCTGCCAGCCAGACCCTGGATTTGGTGGTGAGAG ATTACACCCGGACCAacgggagagggaggggaagagctggCCCCAGACAGCagccaagaaaagcagcaactgGATTTTCAG GATCTTCTCAAATGCGCTATTAG